The Streptococcus iniae genome contains the following window.
TAAGGCCAAATTGTTTGCACAAATGACAGGAGATAGTGATTTGGCTAACAAAATTGAAAAAGAGTGGGCAATGGATTGTCAATGACAAATATGTCATGTTCCAAATTAGTTATTTGATGTAGAATATGCTTATCAAATAAAAGATTGGAGAAACAATGAAACATTCTTTGAAATACAAATTACTTTTAGTCTTAAGCTTATTATTACCGGTATTAGCTAAATCTAGTCAATCAGAATGGTGGTGGCTATAAATATAGAAGTAATCGTGTATAAAATTTGAGGTTTTTTGCTATAATAGTCCTATGACTAGGATATTAGATAATGACGTTATGGGTGATGAAGAATTTATTGAAAGAACGCTTCGTCCTCAATATTTAAGAGAATACATTGGGCAAGATAAGGTCAAAGACCAGCTCAATATTTTTATAAAAGCGGCTAAGATGCGTGATGAATCTTTGGATCATGTTTTATTATTTGGGCCACCAGGTCTTGGTAAGACGACAATGGCTTTTGTTATTGCAAATGAATTAGGTGTCAATCTAAAGCAGACTTCGGGTCCAGCTATTGAAAAGGCTGGTGATTTGGTTGCTGTTCTTAATGATTTGGAACCGGGCGATGTCTTATTTATTGATGAAATTCATCGTATGCCAATGGCTGTTGAGGAAGTGCTTTACAGTGCGATGGAAGATTTCTATATTGATATCATGATTGGTGCGGGAGATACCAGCCGTAGTGTTCACTTGGATTTGCCCCCATTTACTCTTATTGGGGCAACAACTCGAGCAGGAATGTTATCTAATCCCCTTCGTGCGCGTTTTGGGATTACAGGTCATATGGAGTATTATCAGGTTGATGATTTAACGGAAATTGTTGAACGTACAGCCGATATCTTCGAAATGGAAATTATCCATGAGGCAGCCTACGAATTAGCTCGACGCAGTAGAGGGACACCTCGAATTGCCAATCGCCTTTTAAAACGTGTTCGAGATTATGCTCAAATTATGGGAGATGGCTTGATAACCACTCAGATTACAAATAAAGCTTTGGAGATGCTTGATGTTGATCATGAAGGATTGGACTATGTTGATCAAAAAATTCTTCGCACGATGATTGAAATGTATAATGGTGGTCCCGTTGGATTAGGAACCTTATCAGTTAATATTGCAGAAGAACGTGATACGGTTGAAGACATGTATGAACCTTATTTGATTCAAAAAGGTTTTATTATGAGGACTAGAAGTGGCCGAGTTGCTACAGAGAAAGCTTACCAACATCTTAATTATCCCTATTTAGACAGTAAAAAATAAGACAAAAACTTGTTTAACCTTTGGTTAAGCAAGTTTTTGTATACTCTAAAAGCCGTGCATTTCTGCACAGCTGTTAGAGGTATATGAAAAAGAAAAGTTTAGGATAATAATAGTATAGAAAAGATAGCTTAAGCAATTCTTAAATGCTTAAGGCAATTATCTCCTATGGTATTTTTAGAAATGTTTAAAAATAATAAAATGATTTCATTTATGATACAATTATTTGTTATAATGAAATAGAGGAGCACTATTATGAAAGTTTGTTTTGTTTGTCTAGGAAATATTTGTCGCAGTACAATGGCAGAATTTGTTATGAAGTCTTTGGATGAATCAGGTGCTCTTTGGGTTGAAAGTAGAGGGACTTCGAGTTGGGAGCAAGGGAATCCTATTCATCAGGGAACACAAAAAATACTGATAAAGTATGGGATTCCTTTTGATGTTACCAAGCAATCGCAACAAATCAAATTGTCTGACTTAAAAAACAATGATCTTCTTATTGCTATGGACACTGAGAATCTTACAGATTTATTGGATTTGTCAAACGGTCAATGGGATGATAAAATAAAACTTTTTGTTCCTGGAGGAGTTCCGGATCCGTGGTATACGGGTGATTTTGAAGAGACCTATCAACTTGTTATGGAAGGTTGTCGCAAATGGCTATCCTATTGCCTCAATAGATTGGAAAATGTAGAGAATAGATGAATAATGTAATGGAAAAATTAAGTGCCTTTATTCAAAGGTTCAATGTTACAAGAGCAAAATTGGAAATTGTAACGCTGATTATTATTGTTGTTTGTGGTCTTTCTGTGGTGACCACTAATCACAAATCAAAAACAGCTTTGACATATGATAATGGTAACATTCACTATACAGGATATGTTGTTAATTATCGGATGACAGGAAAAGGAAAGTTGGTTTATGCTAACGGAGATACCTATGTTGGTGATTTTAAAAAAGGTATTTTTGATGGCAATGGAACATTTAAGGCAAGTACAGGTTGGACCTATACAGGTGACTTTAAAAAAGGTCAAGCTGATGGGAAAGGTGTCTTAAAAGCAAAAAATAACAAGGTTTATAAAGGAACCTTTAAACAGGGGATTTATCAAAAATGAGAATAAAATGGTTTTCCTTGATTAGGGTAACGGGACTACTCCTTGTTTTACTCTATCATTTTTATAAAAATGCTTTCCAGGGTGGATTTGTTGGGGTAGATGTCTTTTTTACCTTTTCTGGATTTTTAATTACAGCTTTATTAATTGATGAATATTCTAAATCGCAAACAATTGATGTGATTAGTTTTTACAGAAGACGATTTTATCGTATTTTTCCACCATTACTGTTAATGGTTTTAGTGGTTATTCCTTTTACCTTTTTAGTAAAGACTGATTTTGTGGCAAGTATCGGGCAACAAATTGCAGCAACCTTAGGGTTTACCACTAATTTTTATGAAATTTTGACTGGAAGTAGTTATGAAAGTCAATTTATCCCACATCTTTTTGTTCATACTTGGAGTTTGGCAATTGAGGTTCATTTTTACATTTTGTGGGGCTTAGCCGTTTGGTTTTTAGCAAAACGTGATTATACAGATAAACAGTTCCGTGGCATTCTTTTTATGCTTTCAAGTGGTATTTTTCTGATTAGTTTTGTGAGTATGTTTGCGCGTGCTTTTATGGTAAATAATTTTTCCTTGATCTACTTTTCAAGTTTTTCGCATGCCTTCCCGTTCTTTATAGGAGCTATGTTTGCGACAACGACAGGGGTTAAAGACACAACGGTTCGTTTTCAAAAAAATGTTCGCCACTGGCCTCGAAAATACGTTATTGGGGTTTTGGGGCTGTCCTTTGCACTCTTATTCCTATTAACCTTAACTCTTGATTTCAATCATATCTTCACTTACCTTTTCGGCTTTGTTCTTGCAAGTCTATTTACTGCTATGATGATTTATGCCGCAAGAGTTTTGAGCGACCAAACACCTGAGTGGCAAGAACCTAAAGTGCTGACATACTTTGCGGATATCAGTTATGGAATCTATCTTTTTCATTGGCCATTTTACATCATTTTTACACAATTGATGCCAAATTGGGCTGCTGTTATCCTAACCATGTTTTTCTCAATCCTCTTTTCAAGTCTCTCTTACTATATCATTGAGCCTATGCTTCAGGGTAAAGATATTAAGCTGTTTGATTTCAAACTGGATTTACAGCCTTATAAACTGTGGATTGCTCTATCAGCTTTTGCCTTAGTTTTGATGATGATGATTAGAAGTGCTACTGCGCCAAGCATTGGAAAGTTTGAAACGGATTTATTGGTGAGTACGCTGCAACAAAACCAAAATAATATTAACCGGACCCATACGTTGGCAGCAGGAGATGCTTCAGCTTTAGGAGATGTAAGTATCATTGGAGATTCGGTTGCTTTAAGATCAAGTCATGCCTTTACCAAACATATGCCAGAAGTACAACTAGATGCGGCGGTTAGTCGTAATTTTGGACTTGCTTTTGAAATTTTTGAAAATAGGATTAAAAGCAATAGTTTATCGCGTATTACAGTTTTAGCGGTAGGGGTTAATTCACTTGATAATTATAAGGAAGATTTACAAAACTTTATTGATGCGTTACCAAAAGGACATCGGTTGGTATTTGTTTCACCTTATAATTCTAAAAATCCAGCTCAAGTTGCTGAAGCTAGGGATTACGAGTTGCAATTATCTAAGAAATATTCTTATGTTACTGTTGCAGACTGGTATAAAGAAGCTATCAGTAAACCAGAAATTTGGTATGGAAGTGATGGGGTACACTATAGTGATGCAGATACTGTAGGTGCTGATTTGTATGTGACAACCATCAAAAATGCTATTGAAAGAGCGGCAAAAAATGATGCAAAATAAGGCCAAATAAGGTCTTATTTTTTTGCTAAAAAAAGATTGAAAAAAAGTTCACAAATTTATTGTGAAACTATTTACAAACTATTTTTTTGTGTTATAATTAATTCATAAACAAATTGTGAAACTTTTAACAAATAAGTTTTCTAGAGGAGATATATAGAATGGCTGACAAAAAACTTTCACCAGAACAAAAATTACAAGAAGCTCAAGCACATGTTGATGAACTTGTTCAAAAAGGTTTGGTTGCTTTAGATGAATTTCGTCAATTAAATCAAGAGCAAGTAGACTACATCGTTGCTAAAGCATCTGTAGCTGCCTTAGATGCTCATGGTATCTTAGCTATGCATGCGCACGAAGAAACAGGACGCGGTGTTTTTGAAGATAAAGCTACAAAAAACCTGTTTGCTTGTGAGCATGTTGTTAATAATATGCGTGGTGTTAAAACTGTTGGTGTTATTGAAGATGATCCAATGACTGGATTAACAAAAATTGCTGAGCCTGTAGGTGTTATTTGTGGGGTTACACCAACAACGAACCCAACGTCAACAGCAATCTTTAAAGCTTTGATTGCTTTGAAAACACGTAACCCAATCGTATTTGGTTTCCATCCATCAGCACAAGAGTCTTCAGCACATGCAGCACAAATCGTTCGTGATGCAGCAATTGCAGCTGGTGCTCCTGAAAACTGTATTCAATGGATTTCAAAACCATCAATGGAAGCTACTGGTGCATTGATGAATCATGATGGTATTGCAACTATCCTTGCAACTGGTGGTAATGCAATGGTTCGCGCAGCCTATTCATGTGGGAAACCAGCACTTGGTGTAGGTGCAGGTAACGTTCCTGCTTATGTTGAAAAATCAGCAGATATCCGTCAAGCGGCTCATGATATCGTTATGTCTAAATCATTTGATAATGGTATGGTCTGTGCCTCAGAGCAAGCAGTTATTATTGATAAAGAAATTTACAAAGCTTTTGTTGAAGAATTCAAATCTTATAAAACTTACTTTGTTAACAAAAAAGAAAAAGCACTTCTTGAAGAATTCTGTTTTGGTGTAAAAGCTAACAGCAAAGACTGTTCAGGTGCTAAATTAAATGCAGATATCGTTGGTAAACCAGCAGCTTGGATTGCAGAACAAGCAGGATTCAAAGTTCCAGAAGGTACTAACATCTTGGCTGCAGAATGTGCTGAAGTTGGTGAAAATGAACCATTAACACGTGAAAAACTTTCTCCAGTTATTGCAGTATTGCAAGCAGATTCAACTGAAGATGGTCTTAAAAAAGCACGTCAAATGGTTGAATTCAATGGTCTTGGTCACTCAGCTGCTATCCATACTAAAGATGAAGAGCTTGCAAAACGTTTCGGTACTGAAATGAAAGCAATGCGTATTATCTGGAATTCTCCATCTACTTTCGGTGGAATTGGTGATGTTTACAATGCCTTCATTCCATCATTAACACTTGGATGTGGATCATATGGACGCAACTCAGTTGGTGATAACGTTAGTGCTATCAACCTTCTCAACATCAAGAAAGTAGGGAAACGTAGAAATAATATGCAATGGTTTAAAGTTCCTTCAAAAATCTACTTCGAACGTAATTCAATCCAATACCTTCAAACTTGTGAAGATATGGAACGTGTTATGATCGTTACTGATAAATCAATCGAAAAACTTGGCTTTGTTCAACGTGTCATTGATCAATTAAACCTACGTCATAACAAAGTTGCTATTCAAATCTTCTCAGATGTTGAACCAGATCCAGATATCACAACTGTTCAACGTGGTGCTGAAGTGATGCGTGCTTTTGAACCAGACACTATTATTGCTCTTGGTGGTGGTTCACCAATGGATGCTGCTAAAATTATGTGGCTCTTCTACGAACAACCAGAAGTTGACTTCCGTGACCTTGTTCAAAAATTCATGGATATCCGTAAACGTGCTTTCAAATTCCCAGCTCTTGGTGAAAAAGCAAAATACATTGGTATTCCAACAACTTCAGGTACAGGTTCAGAAGTAACACCGTTTGCCGTTGTTTCTGATAAAGCAAACAACCGTAAATACCCACTTGCTGACTACTCATTGACACCAACACTTGCAATTGTTGACCCTGCTTTGGTTGAATCAGTTCCTGGTTTCATCGCAGCTGATACAGGTATGGATGTCTTGACTCACGCAACTGAAGCTTATACTTCAAACTTTGCTAACGACTACACTGATGGGCTTGCTCTTCAAGCAATCAAACTTGTTTTTGAATATTTAACAAAATCTGTTAAAGAAAATGATGTTGAAGCTCGTGAGAAAATGCATAACGCATCAACAATGGCTGGTATGGCATTTGCCAATGCATTCTTAGGAATGAGTCACTCAATGGCACACAAAATTGGTGGTGTTCACCATACTGTTCATGGGCGTACAAATGCTATCTTGTTACCATATGTTATCCGTTACAACGGAACTCGTCCTTCAAAAACAACAACATGGCCAAAATACAACTACTGGAAAGCT
Protein-coding sequences here:
- the ruvB gene encoding Holliday junction branch migration DNA helicase RuvB, whose amino-acid sequence is MTRILDNDVMGDEEFIERTLRPQYLREYIGQDKVKDQLNIFIKAAKMRDESLDHVLLFGPPGLGKTTMAFVIANELGVNLKQTSGPAIEKAGDLVAVLNDLEPGDVLFIDEIHRMPMAVEEVLYSAMEDFYIDIMIGAGDTSRSVHLDLPPFTLIGATTRAGMLSNPLRARFGITGHMEYYQVDDLTEIVERTADIFEMEIIHEAAYELARRSRGTPRIANRLLKRVRDYAQIMGDGLITTQITNKALEMLDVDHEGLDYVDQKILRTMIEMYNGGPVGLGTLSVNIAEERDTVEDMYEPYLIQKGFIMRTRSGRVATEKAYQHLNYPYLDSKK
- a CDS encoding low molecular weight protein-tyrosine-phosphatase; its protein translation is MMKVCFVCLGNICRSTMAEFVMKSLDESGALWVESRGTSSWEQGNPIHQGTQKILIKYGIPFDVTKQSQQIKLSDLKNNDLLIAMDTENLTDLLDLSNGQWDDKIKLFVPGGVPDPWYTGDFEETYQLVMEGCRKWLSYCLNRLENVENR
- a CDS encoding MORN repeat protein, translating into MEKLSAFIQRFNVTRAKLEIVTLIIIVVCGLSVVTTNHKSKTALTYDNGNIHYTGYVVNYRMTGKGKLVYANGDTYVGDFKKGIFDGNGTFKASTGWTYTGDFKKGQADGKGVLKAKNNKVYKGTFKQGIYQK
- a CDS encoding acyltransferase family protein, with the translated sequence MRIKWFSLIRVTGLLLVLLYHFYKNAFQGGFVGVDVFFTFSGFLITALLIDEYSKSQTIDVISFYRRRFYRIFPPLLLMVLVVIPFTFLVKTDFVASIGQQIAATLGFTTNFYEILTGSSYESQFIPHLFVHTWSLAIEVHFYILWGLAVWFLAKRDYTDKQFRGILFMLSSGIFLISFVSMFARAFMVNNFSLIYFSSFSHAFPFFIGAMFATTTGVKDTTVRFQKNVRHWPRKYVIGVLGLSFALLFLLTLTLDFNHIFTYLFGFVLASLFTAMMIYAARVLSDQTPEWQEPKVLTYFADISYGIYLFHWPFYIIFTQLMPNWAAVILTMFFSILFSSLSYYIIEPMLQGKDIKLFDFKLDLQPYKLWIALSAFALVLMMMIRSATAPSIGKFETDLLVSTLQQNQNNINRTHTLAAGDASALGDVSIIGDSVALRSSHAFTKHMPEVQLDAAVSRNFGLAFEIFENRIKSNSLSRITVLAVGVNSLDNYKEDLQNFIDALPKGHRLVFVSPYNSKNPAQVAEARDYELQLSKKYSYVTVADWYKEAISKPEIWYGSDGVHYSDADTVGADLYVTTIKNAIERAAKNDAK
- the adhE gene encoding bifunctional acetaldehyde-CoA/alcohol dehydrogenase, giving the protein MADKKLSPEQKLQEAQAHVDELVQKGLVALDEFRQLNQEQVDYIVAKASVAALDAHGILAMHAHEETGRGVFEDKATKNLFACEHVVNNMRGVKTVGVIEDDPMTGLTKIAEPVGVICGVTPTTNPTSTAIFKALIALKTRNPIVFGFHPSAQESSAHAAQIVRDAAIAAGAPENCIQWISKPSMEATGALMNHDGIATILATGGNAMVRAAYSCGKPALGVGAGNVPAYVEKSADIRQAAHDIVMSKSFDNGMVCASEQAVIIDKEIYKAFVEEFKSYKTYFVNKKEKALLEEFCFGVKANSKDCSGAKLNADIVGKPAAWIAEQAGFKVPEGTNILAAECAEVGENEPLTREKLSPVIAVLQADSTEDGLKKARQMVEFNGLGHSAAIHTKDEELAKRFGTEMKAMRIIWNSPSTFGGIGDVYNAFIPSLTLGCGSYGRNSVGDNVSAINLLNIKKVGKRRNNMQWFKVPSKIYFERNSIQYLQTCEDMERVMIVTDKSIEKLGFVQRVIDQLNLRHNKVAIQIFSDVEPDPDITTVQRGAEVMRAFEPDTIIALGGGSPMDAAKIMWLFYEQPEVDFRDLVQKFMDIRKRAFKFPALGEKAKYIGIPTTSGTGSEVTPFAVVSDKANNRKYPLADYSLTPTLAIVDPALVESVPGFIAADTGMDVLTHATEAYTSNFANDYTDGLALQAIKLVFEYLTKSVKENDVEAREKMHNASTMAGMAFANAFLGMSHSMAHKIGGVHHTVHGRTNAILLPYVIRYNGTRPSKTTTWPKYNYWKADEKFQDIARMLGLPASTPEEAVASYAKAVYDLGVAVGIKMNFKDQGIDEKVWMDSLHDIALLAYEDQCSPANPRLPMVADMEEIMADAYYGYADRPGRLK